Sequence from the Eleginops maclovinus isolate JMC-PN-2008 ecotype Puerto Natales chromosome 14, JC_Emac_rtc_rv5, whole genome shotgun sequence genome:
CTGGGCCAGGTTGGTCCATGTTGCCCCCTGTCCCGCTCCCAGTCACTCTGGGGGGAAGAGGGGTGGCATTGTGTGAGGATTAGAGCTTCCTGTGTGTCAGCTCATTACATGgggtgggaggaggggggagtaCAGGGGTGAGCAgaaagagtgagggagagaaatgaaagagaaaatgaaagagggTGCGTATAAAAGAGCGTATGacacagaggggagggagggagggagggaggtggcgGCCTCTACAGCTGCACCCTCAATCACACTCATACAGGCTCTGATTATCcttttcacacatacacacacacacacacacacacacacacacacacacacacacacacacacacacagtagtggGGAACTGCAACATATTAAAAGACATTGAGgacaaaaaaaggcagaattagGAGACAGCTAGTCCAGACAAAGAACCCCCCCCCCGATCCAGACACACCGAGAGCTGGAACAAACAAGCGAAAACTGACCAACAGCACACAGAATAAGAGACATGCAAACAGAATACTTAAACGGATAAATGAATTCACAAAGACAGGCTTAAAGTGAACccagaacaaaaaaatatacagaaaaccACAGACGAGCAACAAACCAGTCTCCTCTTCACATCgccattgttttatttatcttttatacATCACATGGGAGGCATGGGAACATAGTTTGTCATTGCTACAACAAGGGGTTTACAAGGAATACTAAACTGGGTGAAACAGGAATGCAGTGAGTGCATACAATTTCTGCCGGAGCAGAAAACTCTCAAGTACTttgagagagaggagaacaggggGAATGGGTGTGGGGGGAGAAAGATAAAGGAAAGGGAATTATAACAGACAGGGCTCATCCTTGTTGTCAATTTGACCCCGAAGATGGTATcgacaaccaaaaaaaaaacatttacaatcaTCAGTTTGAATAAGCTGCAAGGAGCTTTTACAGCTATAAGTACAAGGACTTCTCACAAAAGTACTGACCATGTAACACAATCATGGTCATTATAATTATCATCATGGTTACCATCATTGCTAATGTGTTTAAGGAGATGTCTCGGGAGCACAGGACACAGTGCAACTCACAGTGCAACTCACAGTGCAACTCAGCACATCAGAAACATGCTTTCAGCAGCATGGCATTAagaaacaggaaaggaaaaggtaACATTAAAAGGCATAAAAGGTAACCGCTGCTCATATTTACAGACGTTGGCCATTACTAAACTGGCCTATTTTGGTATGGAGTTCATGTTGTAAAATGCTGGATCGTCCTTCTACagcttatacagtatgtgccgAAAAAGGTGTCAGCAAACGAAAGCGCAAACAAATAATTCTCATTGTGACAATTCTGTGAAGTGTGTAAGATAAGGCCTCACTGTGGtctttgaaatacaaaaatagcaTAGCTAAAATACTACATTCACAAATCTCTTGCAAAACTACAACTTCATCTATCAGCCTAGTACAAAAAGGTAAACATGAATTAGAATTAAGTCTACAAAAACAttctataaaaaaatacattccCTTGTCAGGACCCTTTTAAAGACTGACTGCAGTCACTCAATGATACTAACTCTACACAGTAGTGTCCATAGACTCGCCCGGGACAACACCGACAGGTTTACTATCTGTGCTGTCCTCCTTCTCAGGTGATTTAGCCAATCCCTGATTTTCTTCTTGGTCTTCCGGGTTCTTATTGGCTGAATTTGAGCTGCAATCCTCCGCAATGTCAGTGTCATTGGTTTGCGCCTTGACGGGGGTCGAAGCTCCAGGATGAGTTTTCATATGGCCCTGTTGATGAAAGAGACACAACATAATAGTTAATTACCCACACATCCTGATTAATGAATGAAATCTAATCTTGACAGTGCACAAAACAACCTCCAAATCTAAATCTTTTGACTTAAGTTAGTTGAAATTCTTACCTTAAGTCCACTGCGACTGGCGTATGCCTTCCCGCACTGGGAGCAGCTGTAGGGTTTGTCAGAGCGGGGAAGCTGGGCTGGGACGGAGGGCTCTGGGTCCTCTGAAGGCTTTTCTTGCCCGTCGTTACTGTCCTCCATTGGAGCATCCTTCTCCAACTCTGAATCCAACGCATGCAAAGGCTCTATTGTTGTAGTGGTCTCACTCTTGCCTTTGCTTTGTGAAGCATCACTCTCTTGAGTCTCCTGTGGTTCATTGCCACTGGCCTCTTCAGCTTCAGAGATAGCTTTGGGGCTGGCAGGTGGGGTGAGTGCAGGTGAGGGATTTGCAGCTGGGGTTTTGGGGTTGGAATCGGGACTTGTAGTGGGTTTGTCTGAGGAGCAAGCTTCATCCTTATTAACCCCGGATTGCAGCGTATCATTGTTTACTCCAGGctttgaaacacacagagataaagGGGTGTCATCTGCCTCTGCGTCTCCATTCAATACAGCTGAATGAGAACTAGCTACGGGTGCTTTGAATGGGCTGGTGCTGACCAGGTCAGCATGGGTCTCCTCTTCAGAGTGCATGGAGCCGTTGATTGAGATACCATCAGCTAGGGTGTTGTCTCCCAGTCGCAGGGGGTCCTCTGCTCCCACTGAGGGGGGATTACGGGTCAGGGGTGGGCTAACACTCAATGTGGTGCCCTCTGATTCTTCTGTCTTCACAGATGTGTCATCAGCAGCTATGGTTTTCTTAAAAGTAGACCCTGAGGTGAGAGCATCAATTGGAGACTTGGAGCGTGTTGTCAGGGCCAGAGGAAGGAGTTGTGGTGCTTTAGATGGGGAGTCATTCTCACGCTGATTGAAAACAGCAGCTGTTTCTCCTGCTTCTTCAGGAGGCATATCTTCATCAGGTGGTATTTGTCCACCCAGGTGCAAGCGGATATGGTGCTGAAGAACCAAGGCGTTGGTGAACTTGCGTGGGCACAATGGGCAGGAGTTCAAGGCACGGGAGTTGGCCGGTCTGGCACGGTGAGTGGCCAGGTGGGCTCTAAGGCTGCCCTTTGTGGAGAAGGAACGACCGCACTGCTTACAAGGGAAGGGGCGCTCTCCCAGATGTGTGGCCTGATGCAAGCGCAAAGCTCTGGGGCAGCTGAGAACACGCAGGCAAACGCCACACTGATTAGCAGCCTGGGCAGTAGGCAGAGAGTGAGTCGTCATGGTAGTTGTAGTGCCAGAGCCTAAGACTCCCTGGCTGGTCATGAGTCCAGTAGCATTGGCACTTGGGCTCAGGCCGAGAGCAGCCAACATTTCCCTGCGATAGGCACTGGAGGTGGTGGACAGGTCATGGCCGTATGTATCCCCGTGAGCATCAGCGGATAATAGTGATGAGGCGGAGGAAGAGGCCCCTCGCTGTGGCTGCTTTTCAAGCTTCTGCACCAAGCGTTGCAACTTGGAGGTGTCTGAGGTTTGGGTAGAGGTGGTGGgcgaagatgaagaggaggttgATGGTTTGGGGAAAGGTGGAAAGGGGAAAGGTAGCTGATGGGGAGAAGTGAGGTGGGCGGCGGAAGGGTGGCCTGGGGGTCGGAGAAGTGCAAGGTGGTGAGAGGAGGTGCCGTCAGGGAAGAGAATCTTAGGAAGGTGGGCCAGTTGGGAGTATGGGGAGGCAGAATGGAGGGCAGAGTGAGGAGGTGTGTTTTCATCAAATCGCTGCTGCTTTATTCCTTTGAACTGGCTGCCCATACCGGGGGAGGAAGACGAGGATGTAGAGGAAGGAGGCAGTCCAGTGCCGGACACGctggcagcagctgcagctgaggCTCTGTTCAGCTGAAGCAGTGAATGGGCTGTGGACAGCAATGCCATGTCCACTGACGGGGGCAGAGGTAGAGAGGAGGGCGATGGCCGAGAGGACGCACCAGACAGGAATCCTAGAGCCATGTTTTCTGTCATCCCAGGAATGCTTCCTTTCACAGCGTTAAATTGCTCGTCATCATCAGCACGCCGTTTTCTCCTTCTCTGGATGGGGCTGGGAGCAGGAAGTATTGGTTCTGACAGTGCTGGGggcaaaagagaaagagacaactcCGGGTTCTGCTCTCTGTGTCGCAGGAAATGGGCTTTCAGGTTCCCTCTGGTTGTGAAACGGCTCAAACAGACTGGGCACTGGTAGGGCCTTTCACCTGTGTGGGACCTCAGATGGATCTGGAGTGAGGAATCGCTGCTCAACACCTTTCCACAAAAACGGCACACGTGTTGATGGCGTGatgctgaggaggaagagccCAGGGAGGAGCTGGGCTGGATATCCTGGGAATGACTGGCGATAGGAAGGGGAGGGGTGGGGAAACTGAGACCATTGCTATGACCAAACGAGCCTGTGTTGGATGATTTCTCGTGGAGGTAGCGTGGTGGTAGGCCCAGTgacaaggacagagggtgtagGGAAGCAACAGACGAGCTCATGGAGGATGACATAGATGAGGAAGAGGTAGAGGAGGATAGAGCTCTGCTGCCATTGACATGTGTAGCACCTGATTTGGAGATGGGTGGCTGTgggaagagggaagagggaaGCCCAGTCAAAAGCGATGAGGTTGTGGTTACTGGCGTGGCAGTGGAGGGGTGTGTTGGGGATGAAGATGCTGCTCCGAGGGACTTCTGGTTGCAATCTGCACCACTGACCTGTGGGTTATTATCATGGCCAAAGACAGCGCCTCCCAGCCTTAGAACATGCCTACAGATCTCCTCAGTTATCTGCATCTGGTGGATTTGCCTCTGCTGTAAAACCCTCAGCTCTTCCAGGAGAATTGCCAAGGTGGGCGACACCTGGATCTGTCCCTGATGCCCAGGAGAGCTGGATGCCTGGTGATGACCTGGACTGGAGCTGTCGCGGCGAGGCAGCACATactgagaagaagaggaagaggaagaggaggacgaggtAGTGGTGGTGGCTGAGCTGCCCATCGTTGGGGAGGCCATGGTGGAGTGAGGGTTTCCTTGGTGGGGCAGGCTGTGGGAGCCTGAGGTTTGACCCAGGGGAGGAGGTGAGTGAGTCTGGGATGATAGCGAGGGGTGAGGAAAGTCTGGGGATAGGGAAGAATGGGTGTTGGGGAGGGAAGTGGTGAAGGGGGCGATGTGGCTGGGCCAGTGGGGAGGAGGCGAGCTCTCGCTGGGCAAGGAGGGCGCGTGGAGCCCACCAGGGGATGGGCGAGGGGCCAAAGGCGGCTGGCAGTCCTGGAGAGAGGTgggggatgaggaggaggaccCTGATGAGGTAACTTCTGAGCCAAGAGATGTGGAGGGTGACTTCATACCCAGGTGATCATCTGAGGATTGATAGaaagaaatatttgaaaaactTTTATTCcattctgtttatttctttgcAGGCATTATTGTGTCTCCAATATCAGACCAAATATCAAGGTATGTAAATTCATTAAAACGTCCCGCTCCAGATACAGtctgtttatttcattaattttaCTTATTGTTTACAAGTTTAgtttggaagtgtgtgtgcataccaAAAGATCAGGTTACGACTTCAAAAGAAATGCCTGCAAGGAAATGGCCTTGAACAAGCAAATAAACAACAGGAAGAAACTCTGAAGTCTATGAGTCTTTGTAATGTCTTGTCTCAATCTGTGCTCTCCGGTGCAAAACTCCTCAAACATcttgcacacacaaaaaagcttACAGACCACCTTGCTGCTATGGCAACACATTTTAGAGGACAATGGGCATCACCAAGACAACCCATAACCCCTCTTAACCCACCCCCTCCCTACAGCAGTTACGTCTTTCATCTCCCTATTCACCCTTCCCCCCTTACGTCACAGTACAGGTCAAGGGTCAGGCCAAGCTAAGGGTTCTGGGCACTGTCCAGacactctgattggtcaactaaTCTGACCTGTGCTGCTCGGGGGTCAAATTCTTTCAGAATCTTGAGCACAGAGTGAGaaagagtaaaaagaaaagaagggggAGGGTAACAACAATGGAGAGACAAACTAACTATTCCCTCCTGGAGTGATATAGTGATGGAATGAAAGACTGTACCTAAG
This genomic interval carries:
- the si:ch211-212k18.5 gene encoding sal-like protein 4, encoding MSRRKQKRPQHLVNSDPGGPRLLSHDDHLGMKSPSTSLGSEVTSSGSSSSSPTSLQDCQPPLAPRPSPGGLHAPSLPSESSPPPHWPSHIAPFTTSLPNTHSSLSPDFPHPSLSSQTHSPPPLGQTSGSHSLPHQGNPHSTMASPTMGSSATTTTSSSSSSSSSSQYVLPRRDSSSPGHHQASSSPGHQGQIQVSPTLAILLEELRVLQQRQIHQMQITEEICRHVLRLGGAVFGHDNNPQVSGADCNQKSLGAASSSPTHPSTATPVTTTSSLLTGLPSSLFPQPPISKSGATHVNGSRALSSSTSSSSMSSSMSSSVASLHPLSLSLGLPPRYLHEKSSNTGSFGHSNGLSFPTPPLPIASHSQDIQPSSSLGSSSSASRHQHVCRFCGKVLSSDSSLQIHLRSHTGERPYQCPVCLSRFTTRGNLKAHFLRHREQNPELSLSLLPPALSEPILPAPSPIQRRRKRRADDDEQFNAVKGSIPGMTENMALGFLSGASSRPSPSSLPLPPSVDMALLSTAHSLLQLNRASAAAAASVSGTGLPPSSTSSSSSPGMGSQFKGIKQQRFDENTPPHSALHSASPYSQLAHLPKILFPDGTSSHHLALLRPPGHPSAAHLTSPHQLPFPFPPFPKPSTSSSSSPTTSTQTSDTSKLQRLVQKLEKQPQRGASSSASSLLSADAHGDTYGHDLSTTSSAYRREMLAALGLSPSANATGLMTSQGVLGSGTTTTMTTHSLPTAQAANQCGVCLRVLSCPRALRLHQATHLGERPFPCKQCGRSFSTKGSLRAHLATHRARPANSRALNSCPLCPRKFTNALVLQHHIRLHLGGQIPPDEDMPPEEAGETAAVFNQRENDSPSKAPQLLPLALTTRSKSPIDALTSGSTFKKTIAADDTSVKTEESEGTTLSVSPPLTRNPPSVGAEDPLRLGDNTLADGISINGSMHSEEETHADLVSTSPFKAPVASSHSAVLNGDAEADDTPLSLCVSKPGVNNDTLQSGVNKDEACSSDKPTTSPDSNPKTPAANPSPALTPPASPKAISEAEEASGNEPQETQESDASQSKGKSETTTTIEPLHALDSELEKDAPMEDSNDGQEKPSEDPEPSVPAQLPRSDKPYSCSQCGKAYASRSGLKGHMKTHPGASTPVKAQTNDTDIAEDCSSNSANKNPEDQEENQGLAKSPEKEDSTDSKPVGVVPGESMDTTV